Proteins encoded together in one Mus caroli chromosome 4, CAROLI_EIJ_v1.1, whole genome shotgun sequence window:
- the Ctps1 gene encoding CTP synthase 1 produces the protein MRQALIPVDEDGLEPQVCVIELGGTVGDIESMPFIEAFRQFQFKVKRENFCNIHVSLVPQPSSTGEQKTKPTQNSVRELRGLGLSPDLVVCRCSNPLDTSVKEKISMFCHVEPEQVICVHDVSSIYRVPLLLEEQGVVDYFLRRLDLPIERQSRKMLMKWKEMADRYDRLLETCSIALVGKYTKFSDSYASVIKALEHSALAINHKLEIKYIDSTDLEPSTLQEEPVRYHEAWQKLCSAHGVLVPGGFGVRGTEGKIQAIAWARKQKKPFLGVCLGMQLAVVEFSRNVLGWQDANSTEFDPKTSHPVVIDMPEHNPGQMGGTMRLGKRRTLFQTKNSVMRKLYGDTDYLEERHRHRFEVNPVLKKCLEEQGLKFVGQDVEGERMEIVELEDHPFFVGVQYHPEFLSRPIKPSPPYFGLLLASVGRLPHYLQKGCRLSPRDTYSDRSGSSSPDSEITELKFPSISQD, from the exons ATGAGACAGGCATTAATACCTGTAGACGAAGATGGCTTAGAACCTCAAGTGTGTGTTATTGAG CTTGGTGGCACAGTGGGAGACATTGAAAGCATGCCCTTCATTGAGGCTTTCCGCCAGTTCCAGTTCAAGGTCAAGAGGGAAAACTTTTGTAATATCCATGTCAGTCTGGTTCCTCAG CCAAGTTCAACAGGGGAACAGAAGACAAAACCCACCCAGAACAGTGTTCGGGAACTTAGAGGACTCGGGCTTTCTCCAGACTTA GTGGTGTGCAGGTGCTCAAATCCTCTTGACACATCTGTGAAAGAGAAAATATCAATGTTTTGCCATGTGGAACCTGAACAA gtGATCTGTGTTCATGATGTTTCATCCATCTACCGGGTACCCTTGTTGTTAGAAGAGCAAGGGGTTGTAGACTACTTTCTTCGGAGACTTGACCTTCCTATTGAGAGACAGTCACGAAAGATGCTGATGAAATGGAAAGAGATGGCAGACAG GTATGATCGCTTGCTGGAGACCTGCTCTATCGCTCTTGTGGGCAAATACACCAAATTCTCAGACTCGTATGCCTCTGTCATTAAAGCTCTGGAACATTCTGCATTGGCCATTAACCACAAGTTGGAGATCAAG TACATCGATTCTACAGACCTGGAGCCAAGTACCCTGCAGGAAGAGCCTGTGCGCTACCATGAGGCATGGCAGAAGCTCTGCAGTGCTCA TGGAGTGCTGGTTCCAGGAGGATTTGGTGTTCggggaacagaaggaaaaattcAAGCAATTGCTTGGGCTCGGAAACAGAAGAAGCCTTTTTTGG GTGTGTGCTTAGGAATGCAGCTAGCAGTGGTAGAATTTTCAAGAAATGTGCTGGGATGGCAAG ATGCCAATTCTACAGAGTTTGACCCCAAGACTAGTCACCCTGTG GTCATAGACATGCCCGAACATAACCCTGGGCAAATGGGTGGAACCATGAGGCTGGGCAAGAGGAGAACCCTGTTCCAGACCAAGAACTCAGTCATGA GGAAACTCTATGGAGACACAGACTACTTGGAAGAAAGGCACCGCCACCGATTTGAG GTGAACCCAGTCCTGAAAAAGTGCTTGGAAGAGCAAGGCTTGAAGTTTGTTGGCCAAGATGTTGAAGGCGAGAGGATGGAGATCGTGGAGTTGGAAG ATCATCCATTTTTTGTTGGAGTGCAGTATCACCCCGAGTTCCTGTCCAGGCCTATCAAACCCTCCCCACCCTACTTTGGcctcctcctggcctctgtggggcgGCTCCCACATTACCTTCAGAAAGGTTGCCGGCTCTCACCCAG GGACACTTACAGTGACAGAAGCGGGAGCAGCTCTCCTGACTCGGAAATCACTGAACTCAAGTTTCCATCGATAAGTCAGGACTGA